From Primulina tabacum isolate GXHZ01 chromosome 2, ASM2559414v2, whole genome shotgun sequence, one genomic window encodes:
- the LOC142533650 gene encoding uncharacterized protein LOC142533650 isoform X3, with protein sequence MEKRQINFNSPLLSVRRYSSPSNSSEFVKGKVTEKPISSRQQFHTLNKSDWEIEEVTKPGAVPFHWEQVPGKPKCEVESQVHTVEEPLNTIRRNSGETPRLPPGRVSVLPSQYNSCERFVDQNVYMPQIEAFSYSDHANVMEKLNESLNHGDESDTDSGADGYSDALDTLSRASSSFAPSGTFSVDEKTRDLMMDRFLPAAKAVVLETPQYVVKKPLVVNEQQKEPAKKVVSGERKLLLEQYGSMPYYRQCTDSVESEHEDERSTMAKKSGKLWGILPRFRVKNSLCLFNPLAVMNLKSCSTSSSASDIRKRTGKAFSGPLDKNSYHVPPTKRSHSGLLPRELLKSEKKLSSGSNHFLNSFDLYKSGLSPLRPNRSGSISPYRNESPKSPFREGVGFIGIPNNIDNSNAKKIASSRKLFKALQDVSKKQLNERGPDPSGNTTEKTLYMDFVNKTELPVSNLSRAKAEVPVDISGERWKFLAGRKQMVKSNAFKSSVPETLYPPMSMPGNLAVSDKDVRPLECTEVLSEANFCTKDEHNQESDIQREFDSACLKSPLPPPLPKSPAESWLWRTLPSVSLGNPFSSPRQTTQFLSKKQNLKSSNTDSKWETIVKNSYLRQNHVRYSEEIMQNASNRRNKS encoded by the exons ATGGAGAAAAGGCAAATAAATTTTAACTCACCGCTACTCTCTGTAAGGAGATATTCATCACCTTCAAACTCTTCAGAGTTCGTGAAAGGGAAGGTGACAGAAAAGCCAATATCCTCCCGACAGCAATTTCATACTTTAAACAAATCGGATTGGGAAATTGAGGAGGTGACAAAACCAGGTGCTGTTCCTTTTCACTGGGAACAGGTCCCTGGAAAACCAAAATGTGAAGTTGAAAGCCAGGTTCACACTGTTGAGGAACCTTTAAACACCATCAGACGTAATTCAGGTGAAACTCCAAGGCTGCCCCCAGGAAGGGTATCGGTTCTTCCATCCCAGTATAACTCTTGTGAAAGATTTGTTGATCAGAATGTTTACATGCCACAGATTGAAGCATTTTCCTATAGTGACCATGCTAATGTTATGGAGAAATTGAATGAGAGTTTAAATCATGGAGATGAATCTGACACAGATAGTGGGGCCGATGGGTATTCCGATGCACTTGACACACTGTCAAGGGCATCATCATCCTTTGCACCATCTGGAACTTTTTCTGTCGACGAAAAAACAAGAGATTTAATGATGGATAGATTCTTGCCTGCTGCTAAGGCCGTTGTTCTAGAGACACCACAGTATGTTGTGAAGAAGCCATTGGTGGTCAACGAGCAACAGAAGGAACCAGCAAAGAAGGTGGTTTCAGGGGAAAGAAAGCTCTTACTTGAGCAATATGGTTCCATGCCATATTACAGGCAGTGTACTGATAGTGTGGAAAGTGAACATGAAGATGAGCGTTCAACTATGGCGAAAAAATCGGGGAAATTGTGGGGGATTCTTCCTCGGTTTCGTGTAAAAAATTCTCTGTGCCTGTTTAATCCACTGGCTGTAATGAATTTGAAAAGTTGTTCTACGTCTTCTTCTGCCAGTGATATTAGGAAACGGACTGGGAAAGCGTTCAGTGGACCCCTGGATAAG AATTCTTATCACGTTCCTCCTACAAAAAGAAGTCATTCTGGTTTGCTGCCTAGGGAATTGCTAAAATCTGAGAAGAAGTTATCTAGTGGGTCAAATCATTTCTTGAATTCCTTCGACTTGTATAAATCAGGATTGTCTCCATTAAGACCGAACAGAAGTGGTAGCATATCTCCCTATCGCAATGAATCCCCGAAGTCTCCATTTCGTGAAGGAGTTGGATTTATTGGTATCCCCAATAACATTGATAATTCAAATGCCAAGAAAATAGCATCGTCCCGGAAATTGTTCAAGGCTTTGCAAGATGTGTCAAAGAAACAATTAAACGAGCGAGGGCCAGATCCATCAGGCAACACAACGGAGAAGACTCTGTACATGGATTTTGTTAATAAAACGGAGCTCCCAGTTTCAAATTTATCTCGTGCAAAAGCAGAGGTGCCAGTGGATATATCCGGCGAGAGGTGGAAGTTTTTGGCTGGAAGAAAACAAATGGTAAAAagtaatgcatttaaatcttcTGTTCCTGAAACTCTATACCCTCCCATGTCAATGCCTGGAAATTTAGCTGTTTCTGATAAAGATGTAAGGCCCCTGGAATGTACAGAAGTTCTATCCGAAGCAAACTTTTGCACGAAAGATGAACATAATCAAGAATCAGATATTCAAAGAGAATTTGATTCTGCTTGTTTGAAGTCTCCTTTACCTCCACCTTTACCAAAATCACCTGCTGAATCGTGGTTATGGCGGACATTGCCTTCCGTTTCTTTAGGCAATCCATTTTCCAGTCCACGCCAGACAACTCAATTTCTCTCCAAGAAACAGAACCTGAAAAGTTCCAATACTGATTCCAAGTGGGAAACTATCGTCAAAAATTCTTACCTACGACAAAATCATGTCCGATATTCAGAG GAAATTATGCAAAATGCTTCCAACCGTAGAAACAAATCATAG
- the LOC142533650 gene encoding uncharacterized protein LOC142533650 isoform X1: MLTLKARARTSRKPFKFLHVSLSFVFFTPLLRFCCRQSRKATVFYFTLGLGVESRAPYFRELMEKRQINFNSPLLSVRRYSSPSNSSEFVKGKVTEKPISSRQQFHTLNKSDWEIEEVTKPGAVPFHWEQVPGKPKCEVESQVHTVEEPLNTIRRNSGETPRLPPGRVSVLPSQYNSCERFVDQNVYMPQIEAFSYSDHANVMEKLNESLNHGDESDTDSGADGYSDALDTLSRASSSFAPSGTFSVDEKTRDLMMDRFLPAAKAVVLETPQYVVKKPLVVNEQQKEPAKKVVSGERKLLLEQYGSMPYYRQCTDSVESEHEDERSTMAKKSGKLWGILPRFRVKNSLCLFNPLAVMNLKSCSTSSSASDIRKRTGKAFSGPLDKNSYHVPPTKRSHSGLLPRELLKSEKKLSSGSNHFLNSFDLYKSGLSPLRPNRSGSISPYRNESPKSPFREGVGFIGIPNNIDNSNAKKIASSRKLFKALQDVSKKQLNERGPDPSGNTTEKTLYMDFVNKTELPVSNLSRAKAEVPVDISGERWKFLAGRKQMVKSNAFKSSVPETLYPPMSMPGNLAVSDKDVRPLECTEVLSEANFCTKDEHNQESDIQREFDSACLKSPLPPPLPKSPAESWLWRTLPSVSLGNPFSSPRQTTQFLSKKQNLKSSNTDSKWETIVKNSYLRQNHVRYSEEIMQNASNRRNKS, from the exons ATGCTCACTTTAAAAGCACGGGCAAGGACTTCTCGTAAACCTTTTAAATTTCTGCATGTCTCTCTCTCTTTTGTGTTTTTCACGCCTTTACTCCGCTTTTGTTGCCGTCAATCAAGGAAGGCAACCGTCTTTTATTTCACTCTCGGTCTCGG CGTCGAGAGCAGAGCTCCGTACTTCAGGGAGCTAATGGAGAAAAGGCAAATAAATTTTAACTCACCGCTACTCTCTGTAAGGAGATATTCATCACCTTCAAACTCTTCAGAGTTCGTGAAAGGGAAGGTGACAGAAAAGCCAATATCCTCCCGACAGCAATTTCATACTTTAAACAAATCGGATTGGGAAATTGAGGAGGTGACAAAACCAGGTGCTGTTCCTTTTCACTGGGAACAGGTCCCTGGAAAACCAAAATGTGAAGTTGAAAGCCAGGTTCACACTGTTGAGGAACCTTTAAACACCATCAGACGTAATTCAGGTGAAACTCCAAGGCTGCCCCCAGGAAGGGTATCGGTTCTTCCATCCCAGTATAACTCTTGTGAAAGATTTGTTGATCAGAATGTTTACATGCCACAGATTGAAGCATTTTCCTATAGTGACCATGCTAATGTTATGGAGAAATTGAATGAGAGTTTAAATCATGGAGATGAATCTGACACAGATAGTGGGGCCGATGGGTATTCCGATGCACTTGACACACTGTCAAGGGCATCATCATCCTTTGCACCATCTGGAACTTTTTCTGTCGACGAAAAAACAAGAGATTTAATGATGGATAGATTCTTGCCTGCTGCTAAGGCCGTTGTTCTAGAGACACCACAGTATGTTGTGAAGAAGCCATTGGTGGTCAACGAGCAACAGAAGGAACCAGCAAAGAAGGTGGTTTCAGGGGAAAGAAAGCTCTTACTTGAGCAATATGGTTCCATGCCATATTACAGGCAGTGTACTGATAGTGTGGAAAGTGAACATGAAGATGAGCGTTCAACTATGGCGAAAAAATCGGGGAAATTGTGGGGGATTCTTCCTCGGTTTCGTGTAAAAAATTCTCTGTGCCTGTTTAATCCACTGGCTGTAATGAATTTGAAAAGTTGTTCTACGTCTTCTTCTGCCAGTGATATTAGGAAACGGACTGGGAAAGCGTTCAGTGGACCCCTGGATAAG AATTCTTATCACGTTCCTCCTACAAAAAGAAGTCATTCTGGTTTGCTGCCTAGGGAATTGCTAAAATCTGAGAAGAAGTTATCTAGTGGGTCAAATCATTTCTTGAATTCCTTCGACTTGTATAAATCAGGATTGTCTCCATTAAGACCGAACAGAAGTGGTAGCATATCTCCCTATCGCAATGAATCCCCGAAGTCTCCATTTCGTGAAGGAGTTGGATTTATTGGTATCCCCAATAACATTGATAATTCAAATGCCAAGAAAATAGCATCGTCCCGGAAATTGTTCAAGGCTTTGCAAGATGTGTCAAAGAAACAATTAAACGAGCGAGGGCCAGATCCATCAGGCAACACAACGGAGAAGACTCTGTACATGGATTTTGTTAATAAAACGGAGCTCCCAGTTTCAAATTTATCTCGTGCAAAAGCAGAGGTGCCAGTGGATATATCCGGCGAGAGGTGGAAGTTTTTGGCTGGAAGAAAACAAATGGTAAAAagtaatgcatttaaatcttcTGTTCCTGAAACTCTATACCCTCCCATGTCAATGCCTGGAAATTTAGCTGTTTCTGATAAAGATGTAAGGCCCCTGGAATGTACAGAAGTTCTATCCGAAGCAAACTTTTGCACGAAAGATGAACATAATCAAGAATCAGATATTCAAAGAGAATTTGATTCTGCTTGTTTGAAGTCTCCTTTACCTCCACCTTTACCAAAATCACCTGCTGAATCGTGGTTATGGCGGACATTGCCTTCCGTTTCTTTAGGCAATCCATTTTCCAGTCCACGCCAGACAACTCAATTTCTCTCCAAGAAACAGAACCTGAAAAGTTCCAATACTGATTCCAAGTGGGAAACTATCGTCAAAAATTCTTACCTACGACAAAATCATGTCCGATATTCAGAG GAAATTATGCAAAATGCTTCCAACCGTAGAAACAAATCATAG
- the LOC142537805 gene encoding protein LIGHT-DEPENDENT SHORT HYPOCOTYLS 9-like: MLEPPRATIFRDHGGSAAMNPKRDETGTLSGNQFGKTKVHLQGCVFFGRPDPPEPCTCPLRQAWGSLDALIGRLRSGYEKNCGSPERNPFGNGSIRAYLREVKECQAQARGIVLKKKKRKRVKHPIMNLKPPA, from the exons ATGTTGGAACCTCCGAGGGCAACAATATTCAGGGACCACGGCGGCTCAGCCGCTATGAATCCCAAAAGAGACGAGACTGGAACTCTTTCGGGCA ATCAGTTCGGAAAGACCAAGGTTCATTTACAAGGTTGTGTATTTTTCGGCCGGCCTGACCCGCCGGAGCCTTGCACCTGCCCGTTAAGGCAGGCTTGGGGCAGTCTCGATGCTTTGATCGGACGTCTCAGGTCAGGTTACGAAAAGAACTGTGGATCACCGGAGAGAAACCCTTTCGGAAACGGGTCGATTCGGGCTTATTTGCGTGAAGTGAAGGAGTGTCAAGCTCAGGCAAGAGGGATTGTGCTTAaaaagaagaagaggaagagaGTAAAACATCCGATCATGAATCTAAAGCCACCAGCTTGA
- the LOC142533650 gene encoding uncharacterized protein LOC142533650 isoform X2: MCLFNSVESRAPYFRELMEKRQINFNSPLLSVRRYSSPSNSSEFVKGKVTEKPISSRQQFHTLNKSDWEIEEVTKPGAVPFHWEQVPGKPKCEVESQVHTVEEPLNTIRRNSGETPRLPPGRVSVLPSQYNSCERFVDQNVYMPQIEAFSYSDHANVMEKLNESLNHGDESDTDSGADGYSDALDTLSRASSSFAPSGTFSVDEKTRDLMMDRFLPAAKAVVLETPQYVVKKPLVVNEQQKEPAKKVVSGERKLLLEQYGSMPYYRQCTDSVESEHEDERSTMAKKSGKLWGILPRFRVKNSLCLFNPLAVMNLKSCSTSSSASDIRKRTGKAFSGPLDKNSYHVPPTKRSHSGLLPRELLKSEKKLSSGSNHFLNSFDLYKSGLSPLRPNRSGSISPYRNESPKSPFREGVGFIGIPNNIDNSNAKKIASSRKLFKALQDVSKKQLNERGPDPSGNTTEKTLYMDFVNKTELPVSNLSRAKAEVPVDISGERWKFLAGRKQMVKSNAFKSSVPETLYPPMSMPGNLAVSDKDVRPLECTEVLSEANFCTKDEHNQESDIQREFDSACLKSPLPPPLPKSPAESWLWRTLPSVSLGNPFSSPRQTTQFLSKKQNLKSSNTDSKWETIVKNSYLRQNHVRYSEEIMQNASNRRNKS, from the exons ATGTGCTTGTTTAATAGCGTCGAGAGCAGAGCTCCGTACTTCAGGGAGCTAATGGAGAAAAGGCAAATAAATTTTAACTCACCGCTACTCTCTGTAAGGAGATATTCATCACCTTCAAACTCTTCAGAGTTCGTGAAAGGGAAGGTGACAGAAAAGCCAATATCCTCCCGACAGCAATTTCATACTTTAAACAAATCGGATTGGGAAATTGAGGAGGTGACAAAACCAGGTGCTGTTCCTTTTCACTGGGAACAGGTCCCTGGAAAACCAAAATGTGAAGTTGAAAGCCAGGTTCACACTGTTGAGGAACCTTTAAACACCATCAGACGTAATTCAGGTGAAACTCCAAGGCTGCCCCCAGGAAGGGTATCGGTTCTTCCATCCCAGTATAACTCTTGTGAAAGATTTGTTGATCAGAATGTTTACATGCCACAGATTGAAGCATTTTCCTATAGTGACCATGCTAATGTTATGGAGAAATTGAATGAGAGTTTAAATCATGGAGATGAATCTGACACAGATAGTGGGGCCGATGGGTATTCCGATGCACTTGACACACTGTCAAGGGCATCATCATCCTTTGCACCATCTGGAACTTTTTCTGTCGACGAAAAAACAAGAGATTTAATGATGGATAGATTCTTGCCTGCTGCTAAGGCCGTTGTTCTAGAGACACCACAGTATGTTGTGAAGAAGCCATTGGTGGTCAACGAGCAACAGAAGGAACCAGCAAAGAAGGTGGTTTCAGGGGAAAGAAAGCTCTTACTTGAGCAATATGGTTCCATGCCATATTACAGGCAGTGTACTGATAGTGTGGAAAGTGAACATGAAGATGAGCGTTCAACTATGGCGAAAAAATCGGGGAAATTGTGGGGGATTCTTCCTCGGTTTCGTGTAAAAAATTCTCTGTGCCTGTTTAATCCACTGGCTGTAATGAATTTGAAAAGTTGTTCTACGTCTTCTTCTGCCAGTGATATTAGGAAACGGACTGGGAAAGCGTTCAGTGGACCCCTGGATAAG AATTCTTATCACGTTCCTCCTACAAAAAGAAGTCATTCTGGTTTGCTGCCTAGGGAATTGCTAAAATCTGAGAAGAAGTTATCTAGTGGGTCAAATCATTTCTTGAATTCCTTCGACTTGTATAAATCAGGATTGTCTCCATTAAGACCGAACAGAAGTGGTAGCATATCTCCCTATCGCAATGAATCCCCGAAGTCTCCATTTCGTGAAGGAGTTGGATTTATTGGTATCCCCAATAACATTGATAATTCAAATGCCAAGAAAATAGCATCGTCCCGGAAATTGTTCAAGGCTTTGCAAGATGTGTCAAAGAAACAATTAAACGAGCGAGGGCCAGATCCATCAGGCAACACAACGGAGAAGACTCTGTACATGGATTTTGTTAATAAAACGGAGCTCCCAGTTTCAAATTTATCTCGTGCAAAAGCAGAGGTGCCAGTGGATATATCCGGCGAGAGGTGGAAGTTTTTGGCTGGAAGAAAACAAATGGTAAAAagtaatgcatttaaatcttcTGTTCCTGAAACTCTATACCCTCCCATGTCAATGCCTGGAAATTTAGCTGTTTCTGATAAAGATGTAAGGCCCCTGGAATGTACAGAAGTTCTATCCGAAGCAAACTTTTGCACGAAAGATGAACATAATCAAGAATCAGATATTCAAAGAGAATTTGATTCTGCTTGTTTGAAGTCTCCTTTACCTCCACCTTTACCAAAATCACCTGCTGAATCGTGGTTATGGCGGACATTGCCTTCCGTTTCTTTAGGCAATCCATTTTCCAGTCCACGCCAGACAACTCAATTTCTCTCCAAGAAACAGAACCTGAAAAGTTCCAATACTGATTCCAAGTGGGAAACTATCGTCAAAAATTCTTACCTACGACAAAATCATGTCCGATATTCAGAG GAAATTATGCAAAATGCTTCCAACCGTAGAAACAAATCATAG